The proteins below come from a single Fusarium verticillioides 7600 chromosome 3, whole genome shotgun sequence genomic window:
- a CDS encoding hypothetical protein (At least one base has a quality score < 10) yields the protein MAEDPLVIWVLASSLVNPAPLRLNLQALGKHLCSSSIRAFQCMVKVYSRSSPFQQQFTGFPGQQQQQQPQPQQQSFQTGAPAMPSIPRQFQQQFQQQQQQQQSSSFSASPQQASGPSNPPPAPMKPQATGFTEMAASFQTGGTAKPRGRRQEKSQPNKIPNIRLSFITAQDQAKFETLFKSAVGEAGMTMSGEKARDLLMRSRLDGDSLSHIWTLADTTRAGQLYFPEFALAMYLCNLKLTGKQLPPNLPENIKNEVSSMVDIISFSVADESAPGASSSSAPDIRSNTATPPTIQQPQPQPQASNAQLLQAQMTGFPGQQTGFAQQQGLQSQQTGFPGMTNNPQATGYSGPRPPMPPMPTGFGQSLAPGPAGGMTAPLNAQPTGRPGQWGLVNAPSTGLPNIDALQAQMMPQQGREAGNFTTQGLRGNAVIPWAITKEEKTRYDSLFKAWDGLGKGYIGGDQAIEIFGQSGLEKPDLERVWTLADHGNKGRLDLDEFAVAMHLIYRKLNGYPLPNNLPPELVPPSTRNFSQSIGTLKSMLHDESEFRTKSGAALLPQKTGVSYMKNRSFRGAPAGAVAGRKDATVFKNEDEQFGYRSSARRRVGNNSPRPESPASVASNDDLTLDQLKKKIKEKEVLLDAMDFADEKNHEEDDILDRRDRREAEELYRRIRRIQEDIDSHPDAALASGDSDAERRALKRQLQNLTDKVPELASQVRRTEKAIMDARLELFRIKDAKAHPGSGAPIVGTGPGGTVTESDRLKARAKAMMQQRTAALTGKKVDVGTDDLDAPKRLEEESIKVKNEKESNERMVRDVEESVRDFAHGIEDSLKEGGHDNTSEHEKRRWEDALGVEDEVRDFIFDLQRESRSARLRAQDKRPARASARTEESRPERVASPRVESPVSTSRTATPPAGGSYSSYKTPEERAAFIKQQAEQRMAERLAALGIKAPTKPGETAAQRIERERAERAAKLRQAEEEDARREADREARLAEEQGIPPPAPEQSKAEAKRPPPPPTRHRGKPEADQEAAKKVEEDAAAKRAEEARLAHEHEQQQRETQQMEEDAKEQEDDLAKEREASEARLKALEEQVRQGKLRKEEEKKRKKAAMAEAKEKEAKLAARRAEIEAARQRELELQRQLEAMEDSDSSSSDEDAGPQQITPQASTPTRSDSQVASQELDKKPSPPPAAEAVSPSPPPPAVVTSPPSETESKNPFFRMMSQSTEGTPAAAPPAPSATNPFHRMAQNQEAKAPSGPVSRRRADTDDWGSDNDDKDDDSDDERPGGGSAAQLASMLFGTMAPPRPLSAAGRESATASPVATNAVTPVAPPPPPPMPNTGSPAPMISPPPPPPMPGTDVPSAPPPPPPMPSVGAPPPPPPPMGGAPPPPPPPGDAPAPPSGGGRPAGFLSEIQLGKALKKTTTKDSSAAAVAGRVLD from the exons atgGCGGAGGATCCTTTGGTAATCTGGGTGCTGGCCAGCAGCCTGGTCAACCCAGCCCCTTTGCGCCTCAACCTACAGGCTTTGGGCAAGCAcctctgcagcagcagtaTACGGGCTTTCCAATGCATGGTCAAGGTCTACAGCCGCAGCAGCCCCTTTCAACAACAGTTTACGGGATTTCCGggacagcagcaacaacaacaaccccagccacagcagcagagctTCCAGACAGGTGCTCCTGCGATGCCGTCGATTCCGCGTCAGTTCCAGCAACagttccagcagcagcagcagcagcagcaatccaGTAGCTTCTCCGCCTCgcctcagcaagcttctgggccTTCAAACCCACCACCAGCGCCGATGAAGCCCCAGGCTACCGGCTTCACCGAGATGGCCGCGTCTTTTCAGACTGGCGGTACTGCGAAGCCACGAGGTCGACGACAGGAGAAGTCGCAGCCCAACAAAATCCCCAATATCCgtctctccttcatcacaGCCCAGGACCAGGCCAAGTTCGAAACCCTGTTCAAGTCTGCTGTCGGAGAGGCTGGCATGACCATGTCAGGAGAGAAGGCTCGGGATCTGCTTATGAGGTCAAGACTTGATGGCGACTCCCTATCGCACATCTG GACTCTTGCTGATACCACTCGTGCTGGCCAGCTCTACTTCCCCGAATTCGCACTCGCCATGTACCTGTGCAACTTGAAACTGACTGGCAAGCAGCTGCCACCTAACCTGcccgagaacatcaagaacgaggTTTCGAGCATGGTGGATATCATTAGCTTCAGCGTCGCTGACGAGAGCGCTCCTGGagccagctcttcctctgctCCTGATATCAGAAGCAACACTGCCACTCCACCGACCATTCAGCAGCcgcaacctcagcctcaagcctcAAATGCACAGCTGCTTCAAGCGCAGATGACTGGGTTCCCAGGACAGCAGACAGGTTTCGCTCAGCAACAGGGTCTCCAAAGCCAGCAAACAGGGTTCCCTGGGATGACAAACAATCCTCAAGCCACAGGTTACAGCGGTCCCCGTCCCCCAATGCCCCCGATGCCCACGGGATTTGGCCAGTCGCTCGCTCCTGGGCCTGCAGGTGGTATGACTGCCCCTCTGAATGCTCAACCTACAGGACGGCCTGGCCAATGGGGTCTTGTCAATGCTCCTTCCACAGGCCTGCCTAACATCGATGCCCTCCAAGCCCAGATGATGCCTCAACAGGGCCGAGAAGCTGGAAACTTCACCACTCAGGGACTGCGAGGAAACGCCGTTATCCCCTGGGCCATTacaaaggaagagaagacccGATATGATTCTCTTTTCAAGGCTTGGGATGGTCTTGGCAAGGGGTACATCGGTGGTGACCAGGCTATCGAGATATTTGGTCAGAGTGGACTTGAGAAGCCCGATCTTGAGCGAGTTTGGACTCTGGCTGATCACGGTAACAAGGGACGTCTGGACCTCGACGAATTCGCCGTTGCCATGCATTTGATCTACAGAAAGCTAAACGGTTATCCATTGCCTAACAACCTTCCCCCTGAGCTTGTCCCTCCTTCGACTCGAAACTTTAGCCAGTCCATCGGTACCCTCAAGTCAATGCTGCACGATGAGTCTGAATTCCGCACCAAATCAGGTGCCGCTCTGCTTCCGCAGAAGACTGGCGTTAGCTATATGAAGAATCGCTCATTCAGGGGCGCACCTGCTGGAGCCGTCGCTGGTCGGAAGGATGCCACCGTCTTCAAGAACGAAGACGAACAGTTTGGATATAGATCGAGCGCTCGTCGCAGGGTCGGCAACAACTCGCCTCGTCCCGAATCTCCTGCTTCTGTCGCCTCGAATGACGACCTGACCTTGGATCAGCTCAAGAAAAAGATtaaggagaaggaggttctccttgatgCTATGGATTTcgcagatgagaagaaccATGAAGAGGACGATATCCTCGACCGCCGTGACCGCCGTGAGGCGGAGGAGCTCTATCGTCGCATTCGTCGAATCCAAGAGGATATCGACTCTCATCCCGATGCTGCGCTTGCAAGTGGAGACTCCGACGCTGAGCGAAGAGCTCTCAAGCGCCAACTTCAAAATCTTACTGACAAGGTTCCCGAACTTGCTTCGCAGGTGCGCAGAACTGAGAAAGCTATCATGGATGCTCGGTTGGAACTGTTCCgtatcaaggatgccaaggCTCACCCTGGCAGTGGTGCTCCTATTGTAGGAACAGGACCTGGCGGTACAGTAACTGAGTCGGATCGACTAAAGGCCAGGGccaaggccatgatgcagCAGCGAACTGCTGCATtgactggcaagaaggttgatgtCGGCActgatgatctcgatgcGCCTAAGCGcctcgaggaagagagcatCAAGGTAAAAAATGAAAAGGAGAGCAACGAGCGTATGGTTCGTGATGTCGAGGAAAGTGTTCGCGACTTTGCGCACGGTATCGAGGACAGTCTCAAAGAGGGTGGCCACGACAACACTAGCGAGCACGAAAAACGCCGCTGGGAGGACGCACTCGGtgtcgaggatgaggttCGAGACTTTATCTTCGACCTTCAGCGTGAAAGCCGCAGCGCTCGACTTCGTGCTCAAGACAAGCGGCCCGCCCGGGCTTCGGCACGCACTGAGGAAAGTCGGCCGGAACGTGTCGCTAGTCCTAGAGTTGAGAGTCCCGTCTCGACCTCTCGTACGGCAACTCCTCCTGCTGGAGGCTCATATTCTTCATACAAGACCCCTGAGGAGAGAGCTGCTTTTATTAAACAGCAAGCTGAACAGCGAATGGCTGAGAGGTTGGCCGCTCTCGGTATCAAGGCCCCGACAAAGCCCGGCGAGACAGCTGCGCAGCGCATCGAGCGAGAACGCGCTGAGCGAGCTGCGAAGTTACGGCaagcggaggaagaggatgcccGTAGAGAAGCCGATCGGGAGGCTCGTCtagctgaagagcaagggATCCCACCTCCTGCACCTGAACAATCCAAGGCGGAGGCCAAGAGGCCTCCACCTCCCCCTACACGACACCGCGGTAAGCCAGAGGCTGATCAAGAGGCTGCaaagaaggttgaagaggatgctgCCGCTAAGCGGGCCGAAGAAGCACGACTTGCCCATGAGcacgagcagcagcagcgcgAGACGCAGCAGATGGA AGAAGACGCaaaggaacaggaggatgATCTTGCCAAGGAGCGTGAGGCTTCTGAAGCTCGTCTGAAAGCCCTTGAAGAACAAGTGAGACAAGGCAAACTTcgcaaggaggaagagaagaagcggaagaaggcggccatggccgaggccaaggagaaggaggccaAACTTGCAGCGCGGCGGgcagagattgaggctgcGCGTCAACGAGAGTTAGAACTTCAACGGCAGCTTGAAGCTATGGAAGACAGTGATAGCTCGTCCTCGGATGAAGACGCAGGTCCTCAACAAATcactcctcaagcttctaCGCCCACCAGGAGCGACAGTCAGGTAGCCAGccaagagcttgacaagaagccatcaccgccccctgctgctgaggcagtttcgccttctcctcctcctccagcggTTGTCACGTCGCCTCCCAGTGAGACCGAGAGTAAGAACCCTTTCTTCAGGATGATGTCTCAGTCGACCGAGGGTACACCCGCTGCTGCCCCTCCGGCACCTTCGGCTACGAACCCTTTCCATAGGATGGCCCAGAACCAGGAAGCCAAAGCTCCTTCTGGCCCCGTCTCGCGTCGCCGTGCAGACACTGACGACTGGGGTTCTGATAATGATGACAAGGACGATGACTCAGACGATGAGCGAcctggtggtggtagtgcAGCTCAGCTGGCTTCTATGCTATTTGGCACAATGGcacctcctcgtcctctctCCGCAGCCGGTAGGGAATCGGCAACTGCTAGTCCTGTGGCTACCAATGCTGTGACTCCTGTCgcacctcctccgcctccccCGATGCCTAACACTGGCTCTCCGGCTCCGATGATTTCTCCCCCACCTCCGCCTCCCATGCCAGGAACTGACGTCCCTTCGGCACCACCGCCCCCACCACCAATGCCATCAGTCGGtgcccctcctccacctcctccccCCATGGGTGGtgctcctccgcctcctccgcctcccgGCGATGCACCTGCTCCTCCTTCCGGTGGCGGTCGTCCAGCTGGCTTCCTGAGTGAGATCCAGTTGggcaaggctctcaagaagacaaccaccaaagacagcaGTGCAGCGGCGGTGGCTGGACGAGTTTTGGATTAA
- a CDS encoding hypothetical protein (At least one base has a quality score < 10) has translation MNIQYHGDPYSIKTAHFALSSPASFSKVLCHHGHEILHKNCGLCACIRSRAEQNFCIILICRVAGRRINLRAFATRAAAVHKPNYVPKYVGT, from the exons ATGAACATCCAATATCACG GTGATCCATATTCCATCAAAACCGCCCATTTCGCTTTGTCAAGCCCAGCTTCATTCAGTAAAGTCCTatgccatcatggccacgagATTCTGCACAAGAATTGCGGCTTGTGCGCTTGTATTC GATCTCGTGCTGAGCAAAACTTCTGCATAATCCTTATCTGCCGTGTTGCCGGACGCCGCATCAACTTACGAGCTTTTGCAACCCGCGCAGCCGCAGTCCACAAGCCTAACTACGTCCCTAAGtatgtaggtacctag
- a CDS encoding hypothetical protein (At least one base has a quality score < 10) — MNAEKWKRRTLPTLKTPPVPIPTDSNKGFDNVDGKKPRVFSKALRSLSNSSMESMSQSPSRSSSSIRRLQKTHSGSGSMIDRIHRRVSIASPMSASAPEFPSVTPEVPYSSMELIQYGPLKTDVSLLKARAEYLVLTDTCLIKFGSMEGARSAFPQIKSGSGTLKPSSAHHNSHKSSSDVRIEIPLRSIVGVFNEEGSSPRFGVEIWWFSQWPKLAYSKAHLFFMLPKDRDDWLASIQQACRMSHRRAPSPSLIPGNLKARINHIVETTEPDSNANASKILTFPVVKRTIGSPQKANSADESQHFVDGSSFYIVIGPAMVNFLEGLKADMRLPLVTCA, encoded by the coding sequence ATGAACGCCGAAaagtggaagaggaggactCTTCCCACCCTCAAGACGCCCCCTGTACCAATTCCTACCGATAGTAATAAGGGATTCGATAATGTCGACGGAAAGAAGCCACGCGTTTTCTCGAAAGCGCTTCGTTCTCTTAGCAATTCCTCGATGGAATCCATGTCACAGAGCCCATCTcgaagctcctcctccattcGACGTCTACAGAAGACACATTCAGGTTCAGGATCCATGATCGACAGGATACATCGTCGAGTATCGATAGCTTCACCCATGAGCGCATCCGCTCCGGAATTCCCATCAGTTACTCCCGAAGTCCCCTATTCCTCCATGGAACTTATACAATACGGACCACTGAAGACCGatgtctcgcttctcaaggccCGCGCCGAATACCTAGTTCTTACAGATACCTGTTTGATCAAGTTCGGGAGTATGGAAGGAGCCAGATCTGCTTTCCCACAGATAAAATCGGGCAGCGGGACACTGAAGCCCAGCAGTGCTCATCACAATTCTCACAAGTCGTCTTCCGACGTGCGGATAGAAATACCCTTGCGATCCATCGTTGGCGTTTTCAATGAAGAAGGTTCAAGCCCTCGATTTGGCGTCGAGATATGGTGGTTCTCCCAGTGGCCAAAGCTTGCGTATTCCAAGGCCCATCTATTCTTCATGTTGCCCAAGGACCGGGATGACTGGCTGGCCAGTATTCAACAGGCTTGTAGAATGAGCCACAGGCGAGCTCCTTCTCCCTCCTTGATCCCTGGCAATTTGAAAGCGAGAATCAACCATATTGTGGAAACCACTGAGCCAGACTCGAATGCCAATGCCTCCAAGATATTGACTTTTCCCGTGGTCAAGCGTACAATAGGCTCGCCTCAGAAGGCCAATTCTGCTGATGAGTCTCAGCACTTTGTGGATGGCTCGTCCTTCTACATCGTCATTGGGCCAGCCATGGTGAATTTCCTCGAGGGTCTCAAGGCAGATATGCGACTACCCCTGGTGACCTGCGCATAA
- a CDS encoding hypothetical protein (At least one base has a quality score < 10), with protein sequence MRFRASVASHEQRLVMSFRLPLGRENRLELASVHYRHVIEAMTKVDRELKPMWPQHLQKAIFDIKGLPPPLQLTSGNDLGGLERSLHAYCAAFKVQVPRWTIEWNTPSQPAFRLLPPSAQPYSTLQLLALFRALRYNSYFKELSFRNIDLSGIAGKKDYSHFGDTIAYTSLNGVKISEEHYDILMQSSVLSQEMHALAFSSESIRSMDLRNILGPRSTIGRSKDPEGARRVSSEVLRPILLLLKRQACLCHSITMSGNLIASSDIEELANLLVLDEVYMKKLDLSNCGLGDEGLTTLWAGIPGQGANLQHIDTSENQGTVKFETIRDSLSQLRAIRKLNIAGNTRLPFDVPLFEDHVLSSWSLEELDLSGISLNSPTVDILTAYLASQNSENLRVLRLSKCGLTGAQIAQMFYAMGQARQITLYINGNRLDEGIDDLCAVISECFGPWGLFMQMVEFALEANYIKLLKALTANRTIECLSLAGTATPDSASETACRALSDLFSQNHTIRFLDLSGFDAKLDEGRLGREFSKALSGLRFNTRLEHLRVRSQLLNVNIGDLAEAISANKTLHSLDCEGNDFNLSNFRHLVRHLSDSTTIRYFSAFSDRDLAQTIQKSVDNAVATATSARRQSMISKLRHEKVPQSISEPLAQQLRDGWEDAVRTQQEVLERNQLLFEEGEDGRYDSGQDGYMLCDGEEDFSKAFGGLALRAFESKKAMTRRASNPYLNNKRASMISLGPARLVSAEPGARVTRSWSRSYSIVSSEGGISAAESPSTGSAIPTPPEPESPVEKEYLVENQQGGNEEPLDYEYSFADPHDPDFGLELRAHRRFWSDEAGCIEEEEHGVQFEERHN encoded by the exons ATGCGATTCCGAGCGTCTGTTGCGTCACACGAACAaaggttggtgatgagcttcCG GTTACCACTGGGCCGTGAGAACAGACTCGAGCTTGCTAGTGTACATTACAGACATGTTATCGAGGCAATGACAAAAGTTGACCGAGAATTGAAACCTATGTGGCCACAGCATTTGCAAAAGGCAATATTCGATATCAAAGGCCTTCCTCCGCCACTTCAGTTGACATCTGGAAATGATTTGGGAGGCCTCGAGCGAAGTTTGCACGCCTATTGCGCTGCTTTCAAGGTCCAGGTTCCAAGATGGACCATCGAATGGAACACTCCCTCTCAGCCCGCATTTCGCCTTTTACCTCCTAGCGCACAACCATATTCTACATTACAATTACTTGCACTATTCCGAGCTTTGCGTTATAACAGTTACTTCAAGGAGCTCTCCTTCCGCAATATTGATCTATCAGGTATCGCAGGAAAGAAGGATTACTCCCATTTCGGCGACACTATCGCCTACACATCACTGAACGGGGTCAAGATATCTGAAGAGCATTATGACATTTTAATGCAGTCTTCTGTTCTCAGTCAAGAGATGCATGCCCTGGCATTCTCCTCGGAATCGATCCGAAGTATGGACCTGAGAAATATTCTTGGCCCACGAAGCACCATTGGCCGCTCCAAGGACCCTGAGGGCGCCCGGAGAGTCAGTTCCGAGGTTCTTCGGCCCATTCTTCTGTTGCTGAAGCGTCAAGCGTGTCTTTGCCacagcatcaccatgtcTGGCAATCTCATTGCATCAAGTGACATTGAGGAGCTGGCAAACTTACTCGTACTTGATGAGGTGTACATGAAGAAACTCGATCTATCTAATTGTGGACTTGGCGATGAGGGTCTTACTACACTCTGGGCCGGAATTCCAGGCCAAGGCGCCAATCTTCAGCATATCGATACATCCGAAAATCAAGGTACGGTCAAATTCGAAACCATCCGGGACTCGCTTAGTCAACTACGAGCCATAAGAAAACTGAACATCGCTGGCAACACTCGACTCCCGTTTGATGTTCCTTTGTTTGAGGATCATGTACTGAGTTCATGGAGTCTGGAGGAGCTTGACTTATCCGGCATTTCT CTCAATAGCCCAACTGTGGATATTCTGACTGCATATCTGGCGTCACAGAACTCCGAAAACCTCAGAGTGCTTCGCCTGAGTAAATGTGGTCTGACGGGTGCTCAGATAGCCCAGATGTTCTATGCCATGGGCCAGGCTCGACAAATTACATTGTACATCAACGGCAACCGCTTAGATGAGGGCATAGATGATTTGTGTGCGGTCATCAGCGAATGCTTTGGCCCTTGGGGACTATTCATGCAGATGGTGGAGTTTGCCTTGGAAGCTAACTACATCAAACTTTTGAAGGCATTAACGGCTAACCGAACCATTGAATGCCTGAGTTTGGCGGGTACTGCTACTCCTGACTCGGCCAGCGAAACGGCCTGTAGAGCTCTTTCGGATCTTTTCTCTCAGAACCATACGATTAGgttccttgatctctctgGATTTGATGCCAAGCTGGATGAAGGCCGTCTTGGAAGAGAATtctccaaggctttgagTGGACTAAGGTTCAACACACGGTTGGAGCACCTTCGCGTGCGAAGCCAATTGCTAAACGTGAACATCGGAGACCTGGCTGAAGCCATCTCTGCTAATAAAACCCTTCACAGTCTTGACTGTGAGGGCAATGATTTCAATCTTTCTAATTTTAGACATCTCGTCCGACATCTAAGTGACAGTACGACGATCCGCTACTTCTCGGCTTTCTCGGATCGCGATCTCGCCCAGACAATACAAAAGTCGGTGGACAACGCCGTGGCTACGGCGACCTCGGCGCGCAGACAATCTATGATCTCCAAACTGCGTCACGAAAAGGTGCCCCAAAGTATTAGTGAGCCTCTAGCACAGCAGCTGCGAGATGGCTGGGAAGACGCAGTCCGAACCCAACAAGAGGTTCTGGAAAGAAACCAACTCTTGTttgaagaaggcgaagatgGTCGTTATGACTCAGGCCAAGATGGCTATATGTTATGTGACGGTGAAGAAGACTTCTCTAAAGCATTTGGCGGCTTAGCTCTACGGGCGTTCGAATCCAAGAAGGCTATGACTCGTCGCGCTTCCAACCCTTATCTGAACAATAAGAGAGCCAGTATGATCTCATTGGGCCCGGCTCGTTTGGTCAGCGCCGAACCAGGTGCCAGAGTCACAAGGTCTTGGTCAAGATCTTACTCAATTGTGTCCAGTGAGGGGGGTATCAGCGCTGCAGAGAGTCCAAGCACAGGATCAGCGATCCCGACACCTCCTGAGCCCGAGAGCCCCGTAGAGAAGGAGTATCTGGTAGAGAATCAACAAGGCGGGAACGAAGAACCCCTCGATTACGAATACAGCTTTGCAGATCCGCATGATCCCGACTTTGGGCTTGAACTGCGAGCCCATCGACGATTCTGGagtgatgaagctggctgcatcgaggaagaagaacatggagTACAGTTTGAAGAACGGCACAACTGA